In the genome of Fretibacterium sp. OH1220_COT-178, one region contains:
- a CDS encoding ATP phosphoribosyltransferase regulatory subunit, protein MQPPAGVLTREEKAVLALRELYRSYGYRRYRIDKFEPYDLYRDNKDFLGEETAITFPDSRGRLMALKPDVTMSIVNDYRPDGRARKWHYTENVFRRGGDGEFREIRQIGIEYLGGGPLYPQAEVLLLALKSLAVFSDKFILAVGHLGLLNKALGDVPPSALLLDCVRRKNAHDLARLVGDGNAGVLSKLLDLPAELPRALAALDSALADRDAGGELEELRTLCDVVERNGLGRHLRLDFSVLHGLNYYNGMCFQGCVDGLARPVLNGGRYDGLLEKMGKPSVAVGFAVYLAELEALLRDGPQGVDVALINRCPDLAAVLDRVEEWVRQGRSVRVCRVRAEADGAASVWLVDESGALREEDR, encoded by the coding sequence ATGCAACCGCCCGCAGGCGTGCTGACCCGGGAGGAGAAGGCCGTTCTGGCGCTTCGGGAGCTTTACCGGAGCTACGGGTATCGGCGCTACCGGATCGACAAGTTCGAGCCCTACGACCTGTACCGGGACAATAAGGACTTTCTGGGCGAGGAGACGGCCATCACGTTTCCCGATTCGCGCGGGCGGCTGATGGCCCTGAAGCCGGACGTGACGATGAGCATCGTCAACGACTACCGGCCCGACGGCCGGGCCAGGAAATGGCACTACACCGAGAACGTCTTCCGCAGGGGGGGCGACGGCGAATTCCGCGAGATCCGCCAGATCGGGATCGAGTACCTGGGGGGCGGTCCGCTCTACCCTCAGGCCGAGGTGCTTCTGCTCGCGCTGAAGAGCCTGGCCGTCTTCTCGGACAAATTCATCCTTGCCGTCGGGCACCTGGGGCTCCTCAACAAGGCCCTGGGGGACGTGCCCCCCTCCGCCCTCCTTCTGGACTGCGTGCGCAGGAAGAACGCCCACGACCTCGCCCGTCTGGTCGGGGACGGGAACGCCGGAGTCCTGTCGAAGCTGCTGGACCTTCCGGCCGAGCTTCCCCGTGCCCTCGCGGCGCTCGACTCGGCACTCGCGGACCGGGACGCCGGCGGGGAGCTGGAGGAGCTCCGGACCCTCTGCGACGTGGTCGAACGCAACGGGCTGGGCCGACACCTGCGCCTGGATTTCTCCGTGCTGCATGGCCTGAACTACTACAACGGGATGTGCTTCCAGGGCTGCGTCGACGGGCTGGCGCGCCCGGTGCTGAACGGCGGGCGGTACGACGGGCTGCTCGAGAAGATGGGGAAGCCCTCGGTCGCCGTCGGTTTCGCCGTCTACCTCGCCGAGCTCGAGGCGCTGCTTCGGGACGGCCCGCAGGGCGTCGACGTGGCGCTGATCAACCGCTGTCCCGACCTCGCCGCAGTCCTCGACCGGGTGGAGGAATGGGTGCGGCAGGGCCGGAGCGTGCGCGTCTGCCGGGTCCGTGCGGAGGCCGACGGGGCCGCGTCGGTATGGCTCGTCGACGAATCGGGCGCTCTGAGGGAGGAGGACCGATGA
- a CDS encoding SIS domain-containing protein, with protein sequence MLNLDKSDVDFLVTEHMADEVTHVLKDVFPRMDAQIIPEMNRRGIKKLYFVACGSPLCACQTGVRLLEARSSLRSGAYSGMDFLSEPPFALGPDALVVGVSDSGKTQEVCESLAYARKKGAMTVAVTKTAENPLADAAEYLIDYRADCIWEVHLLIVYYFALRAMQEAGVEGLEPILEDMHRLPGILARLVNEVEEEMKALAERASKWKMIYTVSAGNLLPLGYKEGIITMLEFTWTHGCSLNASEFRHGPLEVVEEGVPYVFLLGNDAFRPITERSLRFVEQRTKDVVVFDVRRFEGGLHPALDPLILFVPLEFFYYYLSLYKDHNPDARRYYGGLAEY encoded by the coding sequence ATGCTCAATCTGGACAAAAGCGACGTGGATTTTCTGGTGACGGAGCACATGGCGGACGAGGTGACCCATGTGCTGAAGGACGTGTTCCCCCGGATGGACGCGCAGATCATCCCGGAGATGAACAGGCGGGGGATAAAAAAGCTCTACTTCGTGGCCTGCGGATCGCCGCTCTGCGCCTGCCAGACCGGAGTGCGGCTGCTGGAGGCGCGGTCGTCCCTGCGTTCGGGGGCCTACAGCGGCATGGATTTTCTCTCGGAGCCGCCCTTTGCCCTGGGGCCGGACGCTCTCGTCGTCGGCGTCAGCGATTCCGGAAAAACTCAGGAGGTCTGCGAATCCCTGGCCTATGCCCGTAAAAAGGGAGCCATGACCGTCGCCGTGACCAAGACCGCGGAGAACCCTCTGGCGGACGCCGCGGAGTACCTCATCGACTACCGTGCCGACTGTATCTGGGAGGTTCACCTCCTTATCGTCTATTACTTTGCCCTGAGGGCCATGCAGGAGGCCGGAGTCGAGGGGCTCGAGCCCATTCTGGAGGACATGCATCGGCTTCCCGGCATCCTCGCGCGTCTGGTGAACGAGGTGGAGGAGGAGATGAAGGCCCTGGCCGAGAGGGCCTCGAAGTGGAAGATGATCTACACCGTATCGGCGGGAAACCTGCTGCCGCTGGGCTACAAGGAAGGGATCATCACCATGCTGGAGTTCACCTGGACTCACGGCTGCAGCCTCAACGCCTCGGAGTTCAGGCACGGGCCTCTGGAGGTCGTCGAGGAGGGGGTGCCCTACGTCTTTCTGCTGGGCAACGACGCGTTCCGGCCGATCACGGAGAGGAGCCTGCGCTTCGTGGAACAGCGCACCAAGGACGTCGTCGTCTTCGATGTGCGCCGTTTCGAGGGCGGGCTGCATCCTGCCCTGGACCCCCTGATCCTCTTTGTCCCGCTCGAGTTTTTCTACTACTACCTTTCCCTTTACAAGGATCACAACCCCGATGCCCGGCGCTACTACGGCGGGCTCGCGGAGTATTAG
- a CDS encoding PfkB family carbohydrate kinase, producing MKIVGVGDNVLDKYVDQGLMYPGGNAVNVPVLALRYGAEAAAYIGALGDDGGGRWLREALVREGLDVSRTKILPENNSYSRVTLVDGDRTFVGSEKGASCKLVLSREDLDYIRGFDVVHTSIYSGLEGQLKELRASSRILAFDFSNECDAAYLRAVAGSVDYAFFSGSKMNDSDIEALFLLTESFGVTLCLVTRGSRGAVLRFEGRTYRQDAVPCEVVDTLGAGDAFIARLILGIVSGGEPQAVLGESARCAAAACSHYGAFGYPKPF from the coding sequence ATGAAGATCGTCGGTGTCGGCGACAACGTCCTGGACAAGTACGTCGATCAGGGGCTGATGTACCCTGGCGGCAACGCCGTCAACGTGCCTGTCCTGGCCCTGCGCTATGGCGCGGAGGCCGCGGCCTACATCGGCGCCCTCGGGGACGATGGGGGCGGAAGATGGCTTCGGGAGGCGCTGGTCCGGGAGGGACTGGACGTCTCCCGGACCAAGATCCTGCCCGAGAACAACTCCTATTCCAGAGTGACGCTTGTGGATGGGGACAGAACCTTCGTCGGCAGCGAGAAGGGCGCCAGCTGCAAACTGGTTTTGTCCCGGGAGGACCTCGACTATATCCGTGGATTCGATGTCGTCCATACCAGCATCTACAGCGGGCTCGAAGGGCAGCTGAAGGAGCTCCGGGCGAGCAGCCGTATCCTTGCCTTCGACTTCTCCAACGAGTGCGACGCGGCGTATCTGAGGGCGGTCGCGGGCTCGGTGGACTACGCTTTCTTCTCGGGGTCGAAGATGAACGACTCCGATATCGAAGCGCTTTTTCTCCTGACGGAGTCCTTTGGGGTGACCTTGTGTCTGGTCACGCGGGGCTCGAGGGGGGCGGTCCTTCGTTTCGAGGGGCGTACCTACCGGCAGGATGCCGTTCCCTGCGAGGTCGTGGACACGCTGGGTGCCGGGGATGCCTTCATCGCGCGGCTGATTCTAGGGATCGTCTCCGGCGGAGAGCCGCAGGCCGTCCTCGGAGAGTCGGCCCGCTGTGCAGCGGCCGCATGCTCCCACTACGGAGCTTTCGGATATCCCAAACCGTTCTGA
- the hisC gene encoding histidinol-phosphate transaminase yields the protein MKRFLDPKLADLVRYAPGEQPHGGPVVKLNTNENPFPPSPSVLRALSGGESEKLHLYPDPEAAGLTRAIAERFGVSERQVVTGNGSDELLAFCFHGLCPEGAVFADVTYGFYPVFCRMFGVPFREVPLRGDFSLNVDDYRNHRETVFIANPNAPTGIALTLSEVRALLEQDRDRLTVVDEAYVDFGADSATALLDDYDNLLVVQTFSKSRQLAGIRLAFALGSEPLARDLATLKFAFNPYSVNRLALAAGEAALRDEAYFERTRREIVKNREALQEGLRALGAKTLPSEANFVFMRPPMDAAALYRALRNRGILVRHFPGGRTGDWLRVSVGTDEQIVALIGAVRDILRETADAAG from the coding sequence ATGAAACGCTTTCTAGACCCCAAACTGGCGGATCTCGTCCGTTATGCCCCCGGAGAACAGCCGCACGGCGGTCCCGTGGTCAAGCTGAACACCAACGAAAACCCCTTTCCGCCCTCGCCGTCCGTGCTGCGTGCGCTCTCCGGCGGAGAATCGGAGAAGCTGCACCTCTACCCGGACCCGGAGGCCGCGGGGCTGACCCGCGCGATCGCCGAGCGGTTCGGCGTCTCGGAGCGCCAGGTCGTCACCGGGAACGGGAGCGACGAGCTTCTGGCCTTCTGCTTCCACGGCCTCTGTCCCGAAGGAGCCGTCTTCGCCGACGTCACCTACGGATTCTACCCCGTTTTCTGCCGGATGTTCGGGGTGCCGTTCCGGGAGGTTCCGCTTCGCGGGGATTTCTCTCTGAACGTCGACGACTACCGAAACCACAGGGAGACGGTCTTCATCGCCAACCCCAACGCCCCCACGGGAATCGCGCTGACGCTCTCCGAGGTCCGGGCGCTTCTGGAGCAGGACCGGGACCGCCTTACCGTCGTGGACGAGGCCTACGTCGACTTCGGCGCGGACTCGGCGACGGCCCTGCTGGACGACTACGACAACCTGCTGGTCGTGCAGACCTTCTCGAAGTCGCGTCAGCTCGCGGGCATCCGTCTGGCCTTCGCCCTGGGCTCGGAGCCGCTCGCGCGGGATCTCGCGACCCTGAAGTTCGCCTTCAACCCCTACAGCGTCAACCGCCTGGCCCTCGCGGCCGGGGAGGCCGCCTTGCGGGACGAGGCGTACTTCGAGCGGACCCGCAGGGAGATCGTCAAGAACCGCGAAGCCCTGCAGGAGGGACTGAGGGCCCTCGGCGCAAAGACGCTCCCGTCCGAGGCCAACTTCGTCTTCATGCGGCCCCCCATGGACGCCGCGGCGCTGTACCGCGCTCTGCGGAACCGGGGGATCCTCGTGCGCCACTTCCCCGGCGGACGTACCGGGGACTGGCTCCGCGTCAGCGTGGGCACGGACGAGCAGATCGTGGCGCTCATCGGTGCCGTAAGGGACATCCTGAGGGAGACGGCCGATGCGGCGGGCTGA
- the hisG gene encoding ATP phosphoribosyltransferase, translating into MIGLALPKGRLVARAVELLQRSGCDCGALRNGSRRLAFTMDGIRVTLVKPSDVAVYVEHGAADIGIVGKDVLLEDEPDVFELMDLRFGACRMVVAAPAGYVDDPSTVLRVASKYPRTAAGHFARRNRAAEVIPLHGSIELAPLVGLSDVIVDIVETGTTLRENGLEVVEEIAPLSARLIANRARYHFAREAIERLTAPWRRGAASGRPKEVEA; encoded by the coding sequence ATGATCGGCCTGGCCCTTCCCAAGGGACGCCTGGTCGCCAGGGCCGTCGAGCTGCTCCAGAGGAGCGGCTGCGACTGCGGCGCGCTGCGGAACGGGTCGCGCCGGCTGGCCTTTACGATGGACGGCATCCGGGTGACGCTCGTCAAGCCCAGCGACGTCGCGGTCTACGTCGAGCACGGGGCGGCCGACATCGGCATCGTGGGGAAGGACGTCCTGCTGGAGGACGAGCCGGACGTCTTCGAGCTCATGGACCTGCGCTTCGGTGCCTGCCGGATGGTCGTCGCAGCCCCGGCGGGGTACGTCGACGACCCCTCGACGGTCCTGCGCGTCGCCAGCAAGTACCCGCGCACGGCGGCCGGGCATTTCGCCCGCAGGAACCGCGCGGCGGAGGTCATTCCCCTGCACGGGAGCATCGAGCTCGCGCCGCTGGTCGGGCTCAGCGACGTCATCGTCGACATCGTCGAGACCGGGACGACCCTTCGGGAGAACGGCCTGGAGGTCGTCGAGGAGATCGCCCCGCTCAGCGCCCGCCTGATCGCCAACCGGGCCCGCTACCATTTCGCGCGCGAGGCGATCGAGCGGCTCACGGCCCCCTGGCGAAGGGGAGCCGCATCCGGCCGTCCGAAGGAGGTCGAGGCATGA
- a CDS encoding alpha/beta hydrolase, with amino-acid sequence MLFSFLFRLLYKTALFLGFLLVLLLVGLRLFFPSMVFHPTATVRSTPQDLQLEYEDVTFQSDGLALHGWYIPAYRARATVLFLHGSGGNIGNRMGHIRILHDLGLSVFIFDYRGYGRSGGTASVKGVGKDARAAWDWLVKEKGTSPSDIVLLGRSFGGALALELTRSVQPGALILESTFASPFGFMRLDFLTPLMRFAVGDIWNPLEAAKRLTVPTLCIHSPDDGVVPFREGQKLYNAIRGEKTFVQIRGGHNEGFAQSRSTYTAALENFLTDHFGRH; translated from the coding sequence ATGCTCTTCAGTTTTCTGTTCAGGCTCCTGTACAAGACGGCGCTCTTTCTGGGGTTCCTGCTCGTCCTGCTGCTCGTGGGGCTTCGTCTGTTCTTCCCCTCGATGGTCTTTCATCCGACGGCCACGGTCCGGTCCACCCCGCAGGACCTTCAGCTCGAATACGAGGATGTCACCTTCCAATCCGACGGACTGGCTTTGCACGGATGGTACATCCCCGCATACCGGGCACGCGCCACGGTCCTCTTTCTGCACGGCAGCGGGGGCAACATCGGAAACCGCATGGGGCACATCCGCATCCTCCACGATCTGGGGCTCTCCGTGTTCATCTTCGATTACCGGGGCTACGGCCGGAGCGGCGGCACTGCCTCCGTCAAGGGGGTCGGCAAGGACGCGCGCGCGGCCTGGGACTGGCTGGTAAAGGAAAAGGGAACGTCGCCCAGCGATATCGTGCTCCTGGGCCGCTCCTTCGGCGGGGCGCTGGCCCTGGAGCTCACGCGCAGCGTGCAGCCCGGCGCCCTGATCCTGGAGTCGACCTTCGCCTCGCCGTTCGGTTTTATGCGCCTCGACTTCCTCACCCCCCTCATGCGGTTCGCCGTCGGCGACATCTGGAACCCCCTGGAGGCGGCCAAGCGCCTCACGGTGCCGACCCTGTGCATCCACAGCCCCGACGACGGAGTGGTCCCCTTCCGCGAGGGGCAGAAACTCTACAACGCCATCAGGGGCGAAAAGACCTTCGTGCAGATCCGCGGCGGCCACAACGAGGGATTCGCGCAGTCCCGGTCGACCTACACGGCCGCGCTCGAAAACTTTCTGACCGATCACTTCGGCCGTCACTGA
- a CDS encoding ABC transporter substrate-binding protein, with protein MKKLFRSRSVLCVILFVLTAFVLCAAAEAADPVTLKFLHKWPKVEYNEFFVQMAKAFEKEHPNVTIQVEAAGDEPIKDKLRIQMGTDQQPDVFFSWSGEFAKNFIRTGSVLDLTPYLDKDPDWKNGFMMAGLEPFTMKGRNYGIPYRINGKFFVYNKKMFGDNGLKEPATWTEFTAGLETLKKAGVTPIGFGNIYPWAGCHYLTGLNQKCVPQEVREKDYTESGAFDDPGYVKALEYFRELQEKGYFNMGANSTEHNMALEMFYGGRVAMVYVELEEFADIEEKMAGNWGFFAMPAIEGAPGNQKFLTGAPDGFMVSARTEHPDEAVAFLRFLTNRENSERMVKAMGWPSPVVGAVNEGNSMEMLVRGLKAVTEAEGMALWLDTDIAIKISDVYLPDLQELLNGDKSPEEVMKDVQATAAEVRSEAK; from the coding sequence ATGAAAAAACTGTTCCGCTCGCGTTCCGTCCTGTGTGTGATCCTGTTTGTGCTGACAGCGTTCGTCCTGTGTGCCGCCGCCGAGGCGGCAGACCCCGTGACGCTCAAGTTCCTGCACAAGTGGCCGAAGGTGGAGTACAACGAATTTTTTGTGCAGATGGCCAAGGCCTTCGAGAAGGAACACCCGAACGTCACCATTCAGGTGGAGGCGGCCGGAGACGAGCCCATCAAGGACAAACTGCGCATCCAGATGGGGACGGACCAGCAGCCCGACGTCTTCTTCTCCTGGAGCGGCGAGTTTGCCAAGAACTTCATCCGCACCGGAAGCGTCCTGGATCTGACGCCTTATCTGGACAAGGACCCCGACTGGAAGAACGGCTTCATGATGGCCGGGCTGGAGCCCTTCACCATGAAGGGCAGGAACTACGGTATCCCGTACCGAATCAACGGAAAATTCTTCGTCTACAACAAGAAGATGTTCGGCGATAACGGCCTGAAGGAGCCTGCGACCTGGACGGAGTTCACCGCGGGGCTGGAGACTCTGAAAAAGGCGGGGGTTACGCCCATCGGATTCGGCAATATCTATCCTTGGGCGGGCTGTCACTACCTCACGGGGCTCAATCAGAAGTGCGTGCCCCAGGAGGTGCGCGAGAAGGACTACACCGAGTCCGGGGCGTTCGACGATCCGGGCTACGTGAAGGCCCTCGAATATTTCAGGGAGCTGCAGGAGAAGGGGTACTTCAACATGGGCGCCAATTCCACCGAACACAACATGGCGCTCGAGATGTTCTACGGCGGCCGGGTGGCGATGGTGTACGTCGAGCTCGAGGAGTTCGCGGACATCGAGGAAAAGATGGCGGGGAACTGGGGCTTCTTCGCGATGCCGGCCATCGAGGGCGCTCCCGGGAACCAGAAGTTCCTGACGGGGGCGCCGGACGGATTCATGGTCTCCGCCAGGACCGAGCATCCCGACGAGGCCGTCGCCTTCCTGCGTTTCCTGACGAACAGGGAGAACTCCGAGCGGATGGTCAAGGCCATGGGGTGGCCCAGCCCTGTCGTCGGAGCTGTCAACGAGGGGAATTCCATGGAGATGCTGGTCCGGGGCCTGAAGGCGGTCACCGAGGCCGAGGGGATGGCCCTTTGGCTGGACACCGACATCGCCATCAAGATCTCCGACGTCTACCTTCCCGATCTTCAGGAGCTCCTCAATGGGGACAAGAGCCCCGAGGAGGTCATGAAGGACGTTCAGGCCACAGCGGCCGAGGTCAGGAGCGAGGCGAAATAA